The following are encoded in a window of Castanea sativa cultivar Marrone di Chiusa Pesio chromosome 5, ASM4071231v1 genomic DNA:
- the LOC142636330 gene encoding large ribosomal subunit protein eL37x gives MGKGTGSFGKRRNKTHTLCVRCGRRSFHLQKSRCSACAYPAARKRTYNWSVKAIRRKTTGTGRMRYLRHVPRRFKSGFREGTQAAPRKKGAAATA, from the exons ATG GGTAAGGGAACAGGGAGTTTCGGTAAGAGGAGGAACAAGACCCACACACTGTGTGTGAGGTGTGGCCGCCGCAGTTTCCATCTTCAGAAGAGTCGCTGCTCGGCCTGTGCCTACCCTGCTGCCCGCAAGAGGACTT ataaCTGGAGTGTGAAGGCAATTAGAAGAAAGACCACCGGAACTGGAAGGATGAGGTACCTCCGCCACGTTCCTCGCAGATTCAAGAGTGGCTTCAGAGAGG GTACTCAAGCTGCACCAAGGAAGAAGGGAGCAGCTGCTACTGCTTAA
- the LOC142634039 gene encoding uncharacterized protein LOC142634039: MEQVEEEGKWESKFPAFPYKPYSIQIDFMNSLYHSLNKGGVSMLESPTGTGKTLSIICSALQWVVDRRQQQKSEKEGDSGKNRDDECGSDDEPDWMKDFVLNKDDQGQKKKNKAKKYGVGFGKPDKRGNQESCRDLFSQRMEGEDLVTKKEGENLQKKNDAVGLSDEEFLLEDYESDEEGSGGKSKRKAGGESLSLSSDGEEEEDHSDEEEEKLKVYFCSRTHSQLSQFIKELRKTEFANEMKVVCLGSRKNFCINKEVSKLGNSNRINERCLELQKNNKKEVSKIKNLGAGGRIRRTKACSGCPMLRKPKLQRQFRGEISQQGALDIEDLVNLGRNMGTCPYYGSRSMVPAADLVILPYQSLLSKSSRESLGLNLKNNIVIIDEAHNLADSLISMYDSKISLLQLENVHSQIGRYFERFRNLLGPGNRRYIQTLMVLTQAFLRSLLEGTSVDFPQTSGANGVFYGSMAINDFLFSLNIDNINLVKLVQYIKESNIIHKVSSYGDKMASLQKCSAHYDTRDFSEEESTLSGFRALSDMLQSLTNNNGDGRIIVSRSQPTCSGQKGGYIKYVMLTGEKIFSEIVDQAHAVLLAGGTLQPIEETRERLFPWLPPNQLHFFTCSHIVPPESILPVAVSRGPSGQSFDFSYSSRSSSIMIQELGLLLCNLVTVVPEGIVVFFSSFDYEGQVYDAWKASGIMERIMKKKRLFREPRKSTDVESVLKEYKETINTLSNGDSKENPASQSGAILLAVVGGKISEGINLSDGMGRCIVMVGLPYPSPSDIELIERVKHIEGLGTSNPMKPPKFSDTEEAYNGDVKAGFDILRSCRHRGKEYYENLCVKAVNQSIGRAIRHVNDYAAILLVDARYSSDPSNRSLSHPTNKLPQWIKNRLVSSTDSYGEVHRLLHQFFRLNKKRGSQ; this comes from the exons atggaacaagtagaagaagaaggaaaatggGAATCAAAATTTCCAGCATTTCCGTACAAGCCGTACTCAATCCAGATCGACTTCATGAACTCCCTCTACCATTCTCTCAACAAAGGCGGCGTCTCCATGCTCGAAAGCCCCactg ggACTGGTAAAACATTAAGTATCATCTGTAGTGCTTTGCAATGGGTGGTTGACCGAAGGCAACAACAGAAATCAGAAAAAGAAGGTGATTCTGGTAAGAATCGGGACGATGAGTGTGGCTCAGATGATGAGCCTGATTGGATGAAAGACTTTGTTTTAAACAAAGATGACCAAggtcagaagaagaagaataaggcAAAGAAATATGGTGTTGGATTTGGAAAACCTGATAAGAGAGGGAATCAGGAAAGTTGTAGGGACTTGTTCTCGCAGAGGATGGAAGGGGAAGATTTAGTTAcaaagaaagagggagagaatttgcaaaagaaaaatgatgcaGTGGGGTTGAGTGATGAGGAGTTTTTGTTGGAAGATTATGAAAGTGATGAGGAAGGGTCTGGTGGAAAGTCAAAGAGGAAGGCTGGTGGGGAGTCTCTTAGTTTATCAAGTGATGGGGAAGAGGAAGAGGATCACTCTGATGAGGAAGAGGAGAAGTTGAAGGTTTATTTTTGTAGTCGAACACATTCACAGCTTTCACAGTTCATAAAGGAGTTAAGAAAGACAGAATTCGCTAATGAGATGAAGGTTGTGTGTTTGGGTTCTAGGAAAAATTTCTGCATCAATAAAG AGGTATCAAAACTTGGAAACTCCAATCGAATAAATGAGCGGTGCTTGGAGCTtcaaaagaacaacaaaaaagagGTTTCCAAGATCAAG AACTTAGGTGCAGGAGGAAGAATACGCAGGACCAAGGCCTGTTCTGGATGCCCAATGCTTAGAAAACCTAAATTACAAAGACAATTCAGAGGTGAGATATCTCAACAAGGAGCCTTGGATATTGAAGATCTTGTTAACCTTGGAAGAAATATGGGAACTTGTCCATATTATGGCTCCCGAAGCATGGTCCCTGCAGCTGATCTTGTGATTCTACCCTATCAATCTCTTCTATCAAAATCATCTCGCGAATCACTTGGCTTAAATTTGAAgaataatattgttataataGATGAGGCTCACAATCTAGCTGATTCACTCATCAGCATGTATGACTCAAAAATTAGTTTGTTACAG TTGGAGAATGTACATTCCCAAATAGGGAGGTACTTTGAGAGATTTCGCAATCTCTTGGGACCTGGTAATCGTAGATATATCCAAACCCTGATGGTCCTTACTCAGGCTTTCCTCCGAAGTTTACTTGAGGGTACAAGTGTAGATTTTCCTCAAACTTCTGGAGCAAATGGTGTCTTCTATGGTTCAATGGCCATTAATGATTTTCTATTTTCACTCAATATAGACAACATCAACTTGGTGAAATTGGTCcagtatataaaggaaagcaaTATCATCCACAAG GTCAGCAGTTATGGGGATAAAATGGCTAGCTTGCAAAAATGTTCAGCACACTATGACACTAGGGATTTTAGTGAGGAGGAAAGCACTCTGTCAGGTTTCCGGGCATTATCTGATATGTTGCAATCACTTACAAACAATAATGGTGATGGAAGGATTATTGTCTCTAGGTCTCAACCAACATGCTCTGGACAAAAAGGAGGatacataaaatatgttatGCTCACTGGTGAAAAGATCTTTTCTGAG ATTGTGGACCAAGCACATGCTGTTCTACTGGCAGGAGGAACTCTGCAGCCTATAGAAGAAACAAGGGAGCGACTCTTCCCATGGCTACCACCAAATCAGTTGCATTTCTTTACATGTAGTCACATTGTCCCTCCTGAGAGTATTTTGCCAGTTGCAGTTTCCCGCGGCCCTTCTGGTCAGTCTTTTGATTTTAGCTACAGCTCTAGAAGCTCGTCAATCATG ATCCAGGAGCTAGGGCTTTTGCTTTGCAATTTGGTAACAGTGGTTCCTGAAGGAATTGTTGTGTTCTTCTCTTCGTTTGATTATGAAGGACAGGTCTATGATGCATGGAAGGCTTCAGGCATCATGGAAAGGATTATGAAGAAGAAACGTTTATTTAGGGAGCCTAGAAAAAGTACGGATGTGGAATCTGTTCTTAAGGAATACAAGGAAACAATTAATACATTGTCTAATGGGGATTCAAAAGAAAATCCAGCCTCTCAGAGTGGTGCAATACTCCTTGCTGTTGTCGGTGGAAAGATATCAGAAGGTATCAACTTAAGTGATGGAATGGGTCGATGTATAGTTATGGTTGGCCTGCCCTATCCTAGCCCATCTGATATTGAGTTGATTGAGAGGGTGAAGCATATTGAAGGTCTGGGAACTTCAAATCCCATGAAACCTCCTAAATTTTCAGACACTGAAGAAGCTTACAATGGAGATGTAAAGGCTGGATTTGACATCCTAAGAAGTTGCAGGCACAGAGGAAAAGAATACTATGAAAATCTTTGCGTGAAAGCTGTAAATCAATCAATTG GTAGAGCAATTCGGCACGTAAATGACTATGCAGCAATTTTGTTGGTTGACGCTCGGTATTCATCTGATCCATCAAATAGAAGCTTATCTCACCCAACTAACAAGCTCCCACAATGGATAAAAAATCGTCTAGTTTCTTCTACTGATAGCTATGGTGAAGTTCATAGACTGTTGCATCAGTTCTTCAGACTCAACAAGAAGAGAGGAAGTCAGTAG
- the LOC142634040 gene encoding uncharacterized protein LOC142634040: protein MLLRKTIYNTRILFQKTLENLKYIFFGGYQKLSKPVSFSPFSLRSGKRKDHQRDQFYTNFCDEWEANLCKAKESYDNSIMASIDPKKEEDACGGSFMKFAKQSPVDSIEEGVVKEKNKESPQIEKGEESCSKNMNGACQGLAQKMKDLEGMGVGDVEQVLDIEEALHYYSRLTSPVYLDIVDKFFTDMYTEFSVPQASASINNSKRLGSIRL, encoded by the coding sequence ATGCTGCTTagaaaaactatatataataccAGGATCCTTTTTCAGAAAACTCTTGAAAACCTCAAGTATATCTTCTTTGGAGGGTACCAGAAGCTTTCAAAACCAGTTTCCTTCAGTCCCTTCTCTCTTCGCAGTGGCAAGCGAAAAGATCATCAAAGAGATCAATTCTATACTAATTTTTGTGATGAATGGGAGGCCAATCTATGTAAGGCGAAGGAGAGCTACGATAATAGTATAATGGCCTCAATAGATCCCAAGAAGGAAGAAGATGCATGTGGTGGAAGCTTCATGAAGTTTGCAAAGCAAAGTCCTGTGGACAGCATAGAAGAAGGGGTggtaaaagaaaagaacaaagaaagtcCCCAAATCGAGAAAGGAGAAGAGTCATGTTCTAAGAACATGAATGGAGCTTGCCAAGGTTTAGCGCAAAAGATGAAGGATTTGGAAGGGATGGGTGTAGGTGATGTGGAACAAGTGTTGGACATAGAAGAGGCTCTTCACTACTATTCTCGCCTTACAAGCCCAGTTTACCTAGACATTGTCGACAAATTTTTCACAGACATGTACACAGAATTCTCTGTTCCACAGGCCTCTGCCAGCATCAACAATTCGAAGAGACTTGGCTCGATTAGGTTGTAG